In Gimesia chilikensis, the genomic window ATCGTCAAGATCAACATCGGTTATCCCATTGACCGGCTCACTACGAACCCCTAATCCTTTGCCAGTCGAATCTACAATGGGCTTGTCGTCGTTACCCTTACGCATCGCTCGGTACATTTTTGGCATTATAGCTCCATTATGCTCATCGCTTAATTACCAAATCAACAAGTGGTCAGATATGATCTTATTTTCATTTTATCGGTCGAAAGTGGCCTATGCAATGGCATCATCGTCAGGTATCCGTTTCTATTGACAACCAGCCTCCAGTTAAACATAATTACACCACCCTCGTACCTTGATGCCCCGAACAATTCAAGCTTGCTACCAAATCATTTTTTTGCGAGCATGGCCACATGTCAGAACTATTGACACTCTGCAAAAACCTGACCACCGAAGGGCTGTCGGCCCCCTCAGATTATGCGTCAATTTTTCCTGAAAATGACGCATCACTTCGAGCTGCCATCGCCAAATTTCGGGGATTAAAAACTGACGTTAAAAGCGACCTCTCGCCTGAATCCCTGTTGCGTCTCAAGGCGTCTTTAATCCTGTCAGATTTTACATCCGTCTTCGTTGAAGGCGGTACTAATATGATTGTACTCATGGCCGCTGGCGAAGCACCATATTGGCCAAAATTCGTAAATATTCCACCGGAAGTCTTGGAACAACACAACGTCGCCATGAATAATGGAACTCCCATGGTCTTCCCCGGGCACACCATGCGAGATGATGACGATGTAGCTCAGTTCCTTTGTGATACTGCGCCGCTCGCGGAAGCAGGTCGTCTTCTAGTTCGGCCCCATCCAGTTCTTCTCGCGTATCAAAACGGAAGAAACGAACAAGGAGGTCGTAATATTCAAATTTTAGATGTTGAGCCCAATCTTCCAGATTCAGCATGGATATACCGGGATTCCCAGTCTGAACAATCGGCGCTGCCTCTGTTGGATTCTGCGCCGCCCAACCCGGCGACCGAGCTGTGTACCATTTCCGTGCCATATATCGACGGCGTGCCATTCGCAGACCTCGCGAAGATACTGGATGACGAGAGTGACTCGCTATCTACGTTTCGACAGAGCGTATTGACATTACTCGCTACAGCACGGGACGACCCCGGCGAGTCTTACGATGTTTTCAACGACGTCGTTCGTCCTGCAACAGACAAGATCAATCAGCAATTCAAAACTATCACTACAATGAATAGGCTCAAAGTCGGCGGGGCAACCGTCAGCGCCGTTGCACTGAGCCTTCTCACTCTCAGTGGTATCGCCATACCCCCAGCAACGTCAATGCTCGGAGCCGGTGGTCTAATTATGCTTCTTGCAAGGGAGTACGCGGAGTATGTTAAGTCGCGTGATTCACTTAAGGAAATGCCGTTCTACCTAGCCTGGCGGCTTAGAAACCATGGAGACAAAAACAACTAACAAAATCCCGCGGCGGTCGGCATAGGTATATCGCAATTGGAAGTTGTTTGCACCAGCTGGTGAATGCGACGTTTAGGTTGAGATACAAGAATGACTCATGAGTGAATTCGGCATCTCTGCAGCCGGAGCTACGGCTAGTGGTGTTGGTGGAGCTGGGCTTGCTAAGGTCCTTTGCGTCGACGTCTGTTGAGATGTCCGTTTAACTATTGTGTGAATCGAGGCGGCAAATCAAGTGAGCTTCGAGATCAACATAACCGTCGTCGCCCGGTTGTGATGATCGTCGTGCGTGAGGAATCAAGAGGTGTCTATTACAGAGATACTCAGTATTAGTGCTGCTGTCCTAAGTTCGTTAGGTGGTGGGGCAGCAATAATTTTCGGCTTTTCCAACTGGCTTGGAAAAATTTGGGCTAGTCGGCTTATGGAGCGCGAGAAAGCAAAGTACGTGCGCGAACTTGAATCACTGCGTAATCAGTTCACACAAGAGATAGAAAGCTATAAGAACAAACTAAAAAAATCAGAATTTATCTTTGAACGTCAGTTTGATGCCGCATCTGAATTTGTTTCACTTCGTTTAAATATTATATCGGTACCATTTACTCATCCAGAAATGGATTGGGGGGAAGTTTGTGCAACTATTGCGCAAGACTTTAATAAGATTGAGAAACAACTCGATTTGTATATTTCTAAGCATGGGGCCGTCTTAGGAGAGGATATCACCAATCTAATTTTTAGCGCGGGTGCCGAGGCCGCAATGGGAAAGTTTGAGGTATCTAACGATAACGAAAACGACAGAGCTTTGGATGCAGCTGATAAGCTTTGTGATCATTTGGCTGAAGCTGAGAAAAAATTAATAGAGCTAGTACATTCGCAATCAAGCAACTAACACTGGATATTTATCCGAGAGTTCCCCAAGACTGCTACCAGCCAAATACGGCACCGTCTCGGCCTTGTAAGTCTCTTCTCGTAGTCTCGCGTCTCGCATGTTTAAAACGCGTCAGAAGGCAACCTGTGCGGTTCTCGGGTGGTGTTTCGGTCATGCCAGCAGACAGGCTAAGGCCTCGTGGACAATTTGGTGTAAGCTTTGCTATCATAAATGACTCTCCCAGATAGAAAGGTCGCACATGCGTTCTATTGCTGATGTCGAGGCCGAGCTAACTGCTTTCGAAATTCCGATTGACGAAGTTGAGTTTTACAACCACCAGAGCTTCATTACTGCGGAACAACACAACCCGTTTTTGCTGGAGACATACTGTGAATACGTCGCGAGTCAGAAGTATTCACAGGAGTATTTGGAGCGAAGCAGACGCGTTGTGCCGCTGGTGGCAGACTACCTTTACGGAGAGTTGAAGCAGGACGGAAAACTTGGTGCGTGCCTGGACTTCGTTCAGTCGGCGATGAAAATCTACGAGCGTTTAGGTATCTGGTGTTCTACGATGGCAGGTTCCCTGACAATCGAATTCGATCCAGCAACGAAACAGCAACCACGGTACTGGGCACATTTTTTCGATGCCCCCGAAGGCTCGAACGCCGCTGGCCACGCTTGGTTGATGGTGCCGCCGTTCCACGTTATTGATATGACGATTGGCTTACAACAAAACACAGCAGACATCCAGCAATACTTGCCAGAATTTGTCCTTGAAGAGACTGTCGGTCCCGTTGCGGGTGTGGCACTTGAAGACATTTTAGATCAGGACTTGATGACTCAAGCGCGAATGGCCAGATCTCCGGTCCCGACGATCCACCAACTGATGAAACTTCATCCGAATATTGCAAGAATGTTGACCAAGTTTCCGCCTTTCTCAGTCAAGTGCGAACAAGCCACTTTGAAGTATTTTCCATGTCGAACCGGAGCCCTAATCGAAAAATTCGAAGATGTAAAGACGCACTGTTTTTCAGGCCAGACCGTTCCCGAATTGTTTACCGCAATGATGGATAGGCTTGGAGACGATCTTGCCTGACGCAAGGGCCTCCTGAATGGCCACCTTTCTCCATTAGAAGAGGCAAGATGTCTGAAGCCTATTCTACGATCTTGTAGACAAATCCAGCAGCTGTGGACTTCTTGTGTCTTCGCAAAAAAACTCTGCTCTATAGGGGGATCGCGACCGGTATGGACTGTTCCTTAAGGGTTGCGATAAACCTGCGAAAGTGCGGATTCTGTCAACGAAAGTCATTGAATCACATACAATCACTCAAATGACCGCTTGCGCGGGTCATTATATGACTTTGTAAGCCACCTCTCATAGTTCTTTGCGAAAGTGCGTTAGACGGCCACCTGTGCGGTTCTCGGGTGGTGTTTCGCCCATGCCAGCAGACAGGCTAATGCCTCATGGACAAATTAGTGCGATTGTGTAGAGACACTACACGTTAAACCAATCTTATCACCAGCCGAACCAGACCCTTACGACAAACGAGGCTGTTTTATCCCTACTTAATACAATCGTGTAGAAGGACTACACGAAAAACTATTTTGAAACCAAACTCCTGAAGATAACGCGTCACAATTCTATGTACCGAAGATGTCGTTCGGACTAATTTTCAATTCAACACCGGAAACAGAAATTTCAATGGTTCAAGGTAGTAGATGAGTAAAAATACATATTAAGGAAGCTGGGGGCAGTACTCATGGTGTGAATTGATATTAGACATAAACCTAGGTATTTTAAGCATTTGTCAATAATCAGTATTGCAGAGAAATAAATGACAGACCTTCAACGATACAAACAGTATGAAGCAGGAGCACTATGCAGCGTCGCCGGATGTGATGCTCTCGCGGAATTCGAAGTTTATCTTTACGATTACTACATAGACACCGCCGTAGAATTCTTCGAACAGGACCTTACGTGTCCATTTCTTTGTAAGTCGCACATGGAGCAGAATGAAGCAGAGGCAGATGGGGAACGCAGGCCTCGTGGCCAAATTTATTACCCGTTTAGTAATGGTCATTATGCCCAGGGTTACACAAAATACGCTCCGCTTGCTTCGGTCTTCCCAGTTTTGTTTGACGCAACCGGGCAACCGTTTACTAAAGAAGTGGTTATAGCCTACCAAACTATCAACGACGAGCTAATCCAGTTCCTGTCGAAACACCCAGATAAACTTCACGACTTAGACCCACGCCGATTCGAGGAGCTGGTCGCCGAGTTATTTCGAAAACAAGGGTTCCAGATAACTCTTACTCCCCAAACGCGTGATGGCGGTAAGGATATATACGCGCTAAAGCATGATCAGTTTGGGAAATCGCTCTATCTCATTGAGTGCAAGCGGTATGCTAAACATAACAAAGTTGGAGTCGAGACACTCCGTAGTCTTTACGGCGTAGCTACCGTGGAGAACGCCACAAAGGGTATCATCGCCACAACGTCTTCGTTCACAAAAGACGCCATCGACTTCGCGTCTCCTCTAGAATACAAACTGAGCTTGCGAGATTTTGACGCGTTAAGTGAATGGCTCATAGACTACACAACAGATGCATAATCCTGACATGCTTCTTGATAATAGCCATTTAATACCGCGGCCATATACTGCACTTTCTCGGCCCAGTAAGTCACATCGCGTAGTTTCTCGTCATCTCGCATGGTGAAAACACGTAAGAGGGCAACCTCGACGGTCCATTGGTGGGCCACGGTCTTGAATGGCTATATCCAAGGCCTGTATATATTGGAGACCATTTGGTGCTATCGTGTAAAGGCTCTACACGTTAAACATTTTTTGAAACTAAAAAGCATATTTCATTTGCATGTAGGTCTAAATAGTGATCTCATGTCACTATCTCAGCGAAGCATTAAGAGAGTGTTGAAACACAATAATACGCCATAACACTTATATTGAATATTATTTAAGCTGGTTAGGAATAATTAGAACGTGCCAGACAATGAAGAGCTTGAGCTACTAAGGCCCACAACCTTCCACCGGATATATGACCTAGTAGCATCAGCGGGTGTAAATGTAGAGGACTGGGGTAACTACAAAGGCGGGCCGTCCAAAGCGTCTCAGAATCCTAAGTACTGCTATGAATGGTCATTTGACGTGCCAGGTAAATTCTCTATTCTTTGCCTCTGGTTCGATGAGCTAGAATGCTCGAACGGATCGATATTTCAGAAATTAAATCTCCAGAAAGAAATCCAATCATTCCAAGATCAAAAGTCTAAGTCCGACCCGATGATTAGACGCGCTCAGCGAATGGACAAGCACATCGTGAATGCTTTCGAACGACAACTTCCTATAAAAGTCATTATTTGTGACGGCTCGCGACGAGACAAGGACAACCCTAATTCGAAAGCCTCAAAAGTGAGTGGCCGGAAGTTGGATCCTATACCATGGGCAGTAACCACTTACGATCCATCTACGGGTAATTGTGTAATAACTCGCAATGGAGCAACCATTAAAATATTTGATCAGTATTCAGTTCCAATAGATCCAGTCCGTAAACGAGTACAACAAACTGAAACCTATATCCGCGACAGAGCACAGCGCGATGCAGCATTACATCGTGCTTGCGGAAACTGTGAGTACTGTGGGATGCCTGGCTTCGAAACAAAAAGCGGGTATATCTACCTAGAAACACACCATGTCGTACCTTTGTCGGAAGGCGGAGCGGACCACGAACGTAACATCGTGGCTCTGTGCGCAAACGATCATCGTGCGGCACACTATGGTAAGAACCAAGAAGAAATTAGGGATAAACTGAAGGACTTACTCTCGCGATATTACACCTAACTAAACTATGTGATAAGCAATAAAACATGCTTCGGCATCGTCCTCAGTTATCGCTTGACATGTTCTTCGTCATTGCTCATTATCCCACTGCCTTTGCGTTTAAATGGGCTTTATCAAAAAAGTCGCTTTTTTTCATATTAGCCATCAAAGACTATCACATGACCGATTTTTTAAAATTGTCAAGCTACGTCCTAGATGATCCCTTCCTACTACTGGCACTTAGTCTCTCAGCTCCAGCGGAACAAAGTTCCGATCTCGTAAATCAGTCATTCAACATTGATCTAGCAACTGATGGGATTCACCTTAAGTTCCCTTATCCTAAAGTACCACTGGATAAAACAGGGCAGCTTTATTCATCAAAAGAAACTATCGCGTTATCTTTTGTTCTGTTAGAAATGTGGCTACGCGGCGGAAAAGAAGCCGAATCCAAGATCGAGCGTGTACTTCGCGACTTTGCCGTGGAGGTTGCGACTTCCGCAAACTTTCCCGAACAAGGTATACTGAAACCAGATATCGAAGGCCAAAAAAAGGGATGCACACAGTACTTGCTTAAAGAACTAGGTGCTGCTGACATTTTATTGTATTCCATGGATGACAGATTGATCCACACCTTTCGAGCCCTCGAGAATAATGGGCTGGTAATTGATCCGGGTATAACCGGGGCAGCAGGCATTATGGTTTTACTGGGATTGGTACCCGTGCGTTGGTGCGTTCGCACTCCAAAAGGACAACGTGTCCTTCGGGAAGTAAGGATTCGTGCTGGCCTATGGTCCCTAGATATGCAACAGGTACGCAAGGGTAAGAAAATTTCTACTGACTGGGATTTGAACATTCGTGGTGTCGACTTCACAAAGAAAGTCTTGACCATGTTCTGTAAA contains:
- a CDS encoding HNH endonuclease, whose product is MDKHIVNAFERQLPIKVIICDGSRRDKDNPNSKASKVSGRKLDPIPWAVTTYDPSTGNCVITRNGATIKIFDQYSVPIDPVRKRVQQTETYIRDRAQRDAALHRACGNCEYCGMPGFETKSGYIYLETHHVVPLSEGGADHERNIVALCANDHRAAHYGKNQEEIRDKLKDLLSRYYT
- a CDS encoding restriction endonuclease, with amino-acid sequence MTDLQRYKQYEAGALCSVAGCDALAEFEVYLYDYYIDTAVEFFEQDLTCPFLCKSHMEQNEAEADGERRPRGQIYYPFSNGHYAQGYTKYAPLASVFPVLFDATGQPFTKEVVIAYQTINDELIQFLSKHPDKLHDLDPRRFEELVAELFRKQGFQITLTPQTRDGGKDIYALKHDQFGKSLYLIECKRYAKHNKVGVETLRSLYGVATVENATKGIIATTSSFTKDAIDFASPLEYKLSLRDFDALSEWLIDYTTDA